A stretch of Fusarium poae strain DAOMC 252244 chromosome 2, whole genome shotgun sequence DNA encodes these proteins:
- a CDS encoding hypothetical protein (SECRETED:SignalP(1-17)~MEROPS:MER0000344), with protein MSFKRFVLLSVAAVAVALPTDKGIVPGKFIVALKPEDVDLDLHARWVSDVHGQSLARRGVESGGIEKKFNFPGFQGYSGLFDEETIQIIKANSSVLYVEPEQVFTVASPLTQQNPPWGLSAISNANPPSSSASYHYDSTAGAGTFAYVLDSGIYLQHQEFQGRAVFGADTSGVTTEKKHGTLVAAIINGATYGVAKKATVVDVQVLGDETGATSGILAGISWTVNDVVAKKRVGKSVINMSLSGASSTALNDAVQKAIDAGITVVVAAGNSNQDASTQSPANQPNAITVAASNKKYQRWTHSNWGSVCDIFAPGEEIISASSASVSASRTSSGTSEAAPYVAGVVAYLLGLEGSRTPAQIRARLLELAIKDKISDTKSVPNLLLYNGNGK; from the exons ATGTCATTCAAAAGATTTGTTCTGCTCAGTGTTGCGGCTGTAGCCGTTGCTCTCCCCACAGACAAGGGTATCGTGCCTGGCAAATTCATTGTAGCGCTCAAGCCAGAGGATGTCGATCTTGACCTCCACGCTCGATGGGTGTCCGACGTCCATGGACAGTCTCTCGCGCGTCGCGGTGTTGAGTCTGGCGGGATTGAAAAGAAATTCAATTTTCCTGGCTTCCAGGGCTACTCTGGCTTATTTGATGAGGAGACGATCCAGATCATCAAGGCCAATTCGAGT GTCTTATACGTGGAACCTGAACAGGTCTTTACCGTAGCCTCACCGCTTACACAGCAAAATCCTCCCTGGGGTCTCTCGGCAATTTCCAACGCCAACCCTCCATCTTCGAGTGCATCCTACCACTATGACTCGACAGCCGGTGCAGGAACGTTTGCCTATGTATTGGACAGTGGTATCTACCTTCAGCACCAGGAGTTCCAAGGTCGCGCTGTCTTTGGAGCTGACACTTCAGGTGTGACTACGGAGAAGAAGCACGGTACTCTTGTGGCAGCCATCATCAACGGCGCTACATACGGAGTTGCCAAAAAGGCCACTGTCGTAGATGTGCAGGTTTTAGGCGATGAAACTGGAGCCACTAGTGGTATCCTGGCTGGTATTAGCTGGACGGTAAACGATGTTGTGGCTAAGAAgcgtgttggaaaatccgtcATCAACATGAGCTTGTCGGGTGCATCCTCAACTGCCCTAAACGATGCGGTGCAGAAAGCTATCGACGCTGGTATAACCGTTGTCGTAGCCGCTGGAAACTCAAATCAGGATGCCTCAACACAGAGTCCTGCGAACCAACCCAATGCCATCACAGTGGCGGCCAGCAATAAGAAATACCAGCGATGGACTCATTCCAACTGGGGTTCGGTTTGCGATATCTTTGCCCCGGGTGAAGAAATCATATCCGCTTCTTCCGCTTCTGTCTCGGCATCGCGCACATCAAGCGGCACATCAGAGGCTGCTCCTTATGTTGCGGGTGTCGTTGCTTACCTTTTGGGTTTGGAGGGATCCCGTACACCGGCTCAGATTCGGGCTCGGCTTCTGGAGCTGGCAATTAAAGACAAGATTTCAGATACCAAGTCGGTCCCAAATCTATTGCTATACAATGGAAACGGCAAATGA
- a CDS encoding hypothetical protein (CAZy:GH32), whose translation MTVKNTTPRPRWHPSPTYHLKAPRGWINDPCAPGYDASTGTYHLSYQWNPKSCDWGDITWGHLTSRDGLTWKQNTQNPVLEPSDSYDKEGIFTGCLHPTGLQGEENQLTVIYSSITHLPIHWTLPYTRNCAGLSVATSNDGGKTWQKSEQNPILDGEPEGVTVTGFRDPFLAEWPAMDDIRGDASLYGFVSGGIVGGGPTVFLYAISPTDLTRWTYLGPLVDLPTGYSPSGRWGGDFGVNWECVNFMTLHNDSEECPFMLMGTEGGVKPGAKEGAEQWSLWMAGSLEQTQEGPRLKPEFDGILDHGCLYAPNSYEHPITKNRIVWGWLKEDDLTLARRENKGWTGYFSLPRELFLYSVDNITRSLKSPLQDLGCIKATDNGRRSSTIQTLGIRPLPNLEGLRRGKPAYWSSLDSMATLGGLINAHSGCWELEATIKVSPTDQSLGFWIRHNKDLTQGTSINFSPQNETITIDKTMSNNETDIEKAPVSGPFTLFYSDRNGSEELERLHLRIFCDGDVLEVFANDRFALSTMLYADTRDCTGISWFVENHEPSETVFESVKLWENMKEVLEVDEPIVYERSQL comes from the exons ATGACGGTGAAAAACACAACTCCACGCCCAAGATGGCACCCTTCACCCACATACCATCTCAAAGCACCAAGAGGCTGGATCAATGACCCTTGTGCACCCGGATACGATGCTTCTACTGGTACATACCACTTGTCATATCAAT GGAACCCCAAATCTTGCGACTGGGGTGACATCACTTGGGGTCATCTCACGAGTAGAGATGGCTTGACGTGGAAGCAAAATACACAAAACCCTGTCTTGGAACCCTCGGATTCATATGATAAGGAAGGCATCTTTACAGGTTGCCTTCACCCAACAGGTCTTCAAGGCGAGGAAAACCAGCTCACGGTTATCTACTCGTCTATTACACATCTTCCCATTCACTGGACTCTACCATATACTCGTAACTGCGCTGGCCTCTCAGTAGCCACATCAAACGACGGAGGAAAGACGTGGCAAAAGAGCGAGCAGAACCCCATTCTGGACGGCGAACCCGAAGGTGTCACTGTCACAGGTTTCCGAGACCCTTTCCTGGCAGAATGGCCTGCTATGGACGATATTCGCGGTGATGCAAGCCTGTATGGTTTTGTATCAGGCGGTATCGTCGGTGGTGGACCTACAGTATTCCTCTATGCTATCTCACCGACCGACTTAACCCGGTGGACCTACCTCGGTCCTTTAGTCGACCTCCCCACTGGATACAGCCCCTCTGGTCGATGGGGCGGCGACTTCGGTGTCAATTGGGAATGTGTTAACTTCATGACACTTCACAACGACTCAGAAGAGTGTCCATTTATGTTGATGGGAACAGAAGGTGGAGTCAAGCCCGGGGCGAAGGAGGGTGCTGAGCAGTGGTCACTGTGGATGGCCGGATCATTGGAGCAGACGCAAGAAGGGCCCAGACTAAAGCCGGAGTTTGACGGTATTCTCGATCATGGATGTCTATATGCCCCGAATTCATATGAGCATCCTATCACCAAGAACAGGATTGTTTGGGGGTGGTTGAAGGAAGATGACTTGACACTGGCACGTCGCGAGAATAAGGGATGGACAGGATACTTTTCTCTTCCCCGAGAATTATTCTTGTACTCTGTCGACAACATTACAAGATCTCTCAAATCACCACTCCAAGACCTAGGTTGTATTAAGGCCACAGATAATGGAAGAAGGTCTAGTACGATTCAAACACTCGGTATCCGACCACTTCCGAACTTGGAAGGCCTTCGACGAGGAAAACCGGCGTATTGGAGCAGCCTTGACAGCATGGCAACTCTAGGAGGCCTCATAAACGCACACTCGGGATGTTGGGAACTGGAAGCTACGATTAAAGTGTCGCCAACCGATCAAAGCCTGGGCTTCTGGATTCGACACAACAAAGACTTGACACAAGGAACAAGCATCAACTTTTCTCCTCAAAACGAAACGATAACCATCGATAAGACCATGTCAAATAACGAAACTGATATCGAGAAAGCCCCTGTCTCAGGACCCTTTACTCTGTTTTACTCTGACAGAAACGGATCAGAGGAGTTGGAGAGGCTACACCTGCGCATATTCTGCGATGGAGATGTTCTGGAGGTTTTCGCCAACGATCGCTTCGCTTTATCGACAATGTTATACGCTGATACAAGGGACTGCACTGGTATCAGTTGGTTTGTGGAAAACCACGAGCCAAGCGAGACTGTCTTTGAGTCTGTCAAGTTATGGGAGAATATGAAAGAGGTGCTCGAGGTGGATGAGCCTATTGTTTACGAACGAAGTCAGCTCTAA
- a CDS encoding hypothetical protein (TransMembrane:12 (i69-94o119-138i150-168o174-196i208-227o247-268i331-349o369-387i394-414o426-449i461-479o491-512i)) yields MDRDGENASLDTISPSNTAAIASEKPHPAVIQIANNEMKGQSQHAEASVATALEHELTLRDALRLYPKAIFFSLVFSMAIIMEGYDMALIGSFYGYESFRNKYGNQPNPEGGMVISADWQTYIQVGGMCGQIFGLYLNGWVSDAIGYKKTMILAQIIMVAFTFIVFFAKNIEMILAGQILMGIPWGVFQTLTLAYASDIAPVVLRPYLTAYVNLCWVIGQLISAGVLRGLLNLDNEWSYRVPFALQWLWPPFIILGTVFAPESPWWLVRMGRHDDAKKAILKLVSPQPDIKFDADAQVSMIHETNELEKATSAGTNYWHCFMRADLRRTEIASITYVAQAMCGSVLMGYSVQFYERAGLSSNSAFTLNIVQYSVGAIGVILSWFLMAKYGRRSLYIVGTSCLFVILLVVGGLGFAPQKNSGPSWAVGSLLIFYTFIYDLAVGPVCYTIVAEIPSTRLKAKTIVLARNFNNMAGLVNNTLMPRMLGVHAWNWGAKTGLFWAAFCFLIMVWAYFRLPEPKGRTFGELDVLFEHRVSARKFAEARVDQFGHSTGAVEVDGNR; encoded by the exons ATGGATCGTGACGGAGAAAACGCGTCGCTAGACACCATCTCGCCTTCCAACACGGCAGCAATTGCATCAGAAAAACCGCATCCAGCAGTCATCCAAATTGCCAACAACGAGATGAAGGGACAGTCACAACACGCTGAAGCCAGCGTCGCCACGGCGCTAGAGCATGAGCTGACACTTCGAGATGCGCTACGGCTATACCCCAaagccatcttcttctcactAGTCTTCTCCATGGCTATCATTATGGAGGGCTATGATATGGCTCTAATTGGTTCCTTCTACGGCTACGAATC ATTCCGTAATAAATATGGCAATCAACCGAATCCCGAGGGCGGAATGGTGATTTCGGCTGACTGGCAGACGTACATCCAAGTCGGCGGTATGTGTGGCCAGATCTTTGGCTTGTATCTCAATGGCTGGGTATCTGATGCCATTGGGTATAAAAAGACCATGATTCTAGCCCAGATCATCATGGtcgcttttacttttatcgTGTTCTTTGCAAAGAACATCGAGATGATCCTTGCCGGTCAGATTCTCATGGGCATTCCGTGGGGCGTGTTTCAGACACTGACTCTTGCATATGCGTCTGATATTGCCCCGGTCGTCTTACGACCTTATCTCACAGCCTATGTGAATCTCTGCTGGGTTATCGGACAACTGATATCGGCTGGAGTCCTTCGTGGACTTTTAAATCTAGATAACGAATGGTCTTACCGCGTTccatttgccttgcaatggCTTTGGCCACCGTTTATCATCCTTGGTACAGTCTTTGCGCCAGAATCGCCTTGGTGGTTGGTGCGAATGGGCCGTCACGACGATGCTAAGAAAGCTATACTTAAACTCGTCAGTCCTCAGCCAGATATCAAGTTCGATGCGGATGCTCAAGTGTCCATGATTCACGAGACGAATGAGCTTGAAAAGGCCACGTCTGCGGGCACTAATTATTGGCATTGCTTCATGAGAGCTGACTTGCGACGTACTGAAATTGCGTCGATCACTTATGTCGCCCAAGCTATGTGCGGGAGTGTTCTGATGGGCTACTCTGTCCAATTTTATGAGCGCGCAGGATTATCATCAAACAGCGCGTTCACCCTAAACATTGTTCAATACTCCGTCGGAGCCATCGGAGTTATTTTGTCGTGGTTTCTCATGGCTAAATACGGACGACGCTCTCTCTATATTGTAGGCACAAGCTGCCTCTTCGTCATCCTTCTTGTCGTTGGTGGTCTCGGCTTTGCACCACAAAAGAATTCTGGTCCATCCTGGGCAGTCGGCAGTCTACTAATCTTTTACACCTTCATCTACGATCTGGCGGTTGGACCAGTTTGTTACACTATTGTCGCCGAGATTCCTTCGACACGCCTTAAAGCCAAAACAATTGTGCTTGCgcgtaattttaataatatggCTGGCCTGGTCAATAATACCCTTATGCCAAGGATGCTTGGTGTGCATGCATGGAACTGGGGTGCAAAGACAGGTCTCTTTTGGGCAGCGTTCTGCTTTCTGATTATGGTGTGGGCGTATTTCCGATTACCCGAACCCAAAGGCAGGACTTTTGGAGAATTGGATGTTTTGTTTGAACATAGAGTGAGCGCACGGAAATTTGCAGAGGCGCGCGTGGATCAATTTGGTCATAGCACTGGTGCtgttgaagttgatggaAACAggtag
- a CDS encoding hypothetical protein (TransMembrane:14 (i67-87o107-124i136-154o160-181i193-215o221-245i266-289o301-323i344-364o384-402i414-435o447-468i480-499o550-567i)): MQRRTSRAHESGHGLDTIDPGNPKIEQATRRDNEKRLASDTNQVFVPAQSDLTEDNNGVKYLKGWRFYCLTAALWLSLFLSTLETTIVSTSLVSITDALNGFILRDWIVTSYLLTYTGFLTIYAKLSDVFGKKTMLLLAILIFTVFSGLCGATSNVVDLIILRAFQGIGASGIYSMILAIAPVLVPIEKYAKYMGIVSTVFVTASVLGPILGGVISQHSTWRWVFLLNVPGGVLAFILVAIFLPASEQSSGSTLIQVIRFKLKRSNWARIDYLGIFLLLSASVLLVFSLEEGGTRYPWDSAVVISTLVIAVVLFVGFGFWEVHVENSPSKQEPVFPPSICNDRICSAMLLTTCFVGFPFVSMVVNIPQRAQAVYGMSPSQAGISLLPMMLSSPAATVLSGYLTGNAKIPPVYPIIVAAALQVLGVGLMCSLPTASNKMPNAQYGYEVLMGIGFGLGLTTVLTFARIVVSETNLSVMMGALTQIRVLGGTVSLAICATILNNHLKPSLSDIVSTHQAAAIFDSVSAINDLDPVQQMAVRKAFAEGYNLQNIFMTAMAAAGLIASLFLWEKSPRKAQ; the protein is encoded by the exons ATGCAGCGCCGTACAAGTCGGGCTCACGAGTCTGGACATGGCCTTGACACAATTGACCCGGGTAACCCCAAAATAGAACAGGCGACCCGGCGAGATAACGAAAAGAGACTCGCCTCCGATACCAACCAGGTGTTTGTACCAGCTCAAAGTGACTTGACAGAAGATAACAATGGGGTCAAATATCTCAAAGGTTGGAGATTCTACTGTCTGACAGCAGC ATTATGGTTGAGTCTCTTCCTTTCCACACTTGAAACAACAATCGTTAGCACGTCGTTAGTCTCCATTACAGACGCTCTGAATGGCTTCATACTGAGAGATTGGATCGTCACTTCTTATCTCTTGACGTACACAG GTTTCCTAACCATCTATGCCAAGTTGAGCGATGTATTTGGAAAAAAAACCATGCTTTTACTCGCTATTCTGATATTTACGGTATTCTCTGGTCTTTGCGGTGCCACTAGTAACGTCGTCGACCT CATAATACTCCGGGCATTCCAAGGAATAGGTGCATCTGGTATCTACTCCATGATTCTGGCAATCGCTCCCGTTCTAGTACCCATTGAAAAATACGCAAAGTACATGGGTATTGTGTCGACTGTCTTTGTCACAGCAAGTGTTTTGGGTCCCATCCTTGGTGGTGTCATCAGTCAACACTCTACCTGGCGTTGGGTATTCCTCCTCAA TGTTCCAGGGGGTGTACTGGCTTTCATTCTTGTAGCCATTTTCTTGCCGGCATCAGAACAGTCATCCGGATCGACACTGATTCAAGTTATTCGTTTCAAGCTAAAGCGATCGAATTGGGCGCGTATTGACTACCTTGGTATATTCCTATTACTTTCAGCATCGGTACTGCTTGTATTCTCCCTAGAAGAAGGAGGTACTCGATATCCGTGGGACAGTGCTGTCGTGATATCTACACTTGTCATCGCAGTCGTGTTATTTGTTGGATTCGGCTTTTGGGAAGTGCATGTCGAGAACTCACCGAGTAAACAAGAACCTGTATTCCCCCCAAGTATCTGCAACGACAGGATATGCAGCGCCATGCTACT AACAACATGCTTTGTCGGATTTCCCTTCGTATCAATGGTGGTCAACATCCCCCAAAGAGCTCAAGCAGTATATGGGATGTCCCCTTCACAGGCTGGCATCAGTTTACTTCCAATGATGCTCTCGTCGCCTGCAGCAACTGTTCTTTCCGGATACCTCACTGGCAATGCGAAGATCCCACCAGTTTACCCCATCATTGTTGCTGCGGCACTGCAAGTACTAGGCGTCGGCTTGATGTGCTCGTTGCCGACAGCCTCAAACAAGATGCCAAACGCACAGTACGGCTACGAGGTACTAATGGGTATCGGGTTTGGGCTGGGTCTGACTACAGTGTTGACTTTTGCCCGAATTGTAGTTTCTGAAACCAATCTAT CCGTAATGATGGGCGCCTTGACACAGATCAGAGTTCTGGGTGGTACAGTGTCACTAGCTATATG CGCCACCATTCTTAATAACCATCTGAAGCCGAGCTTGTCGGATATTGTGTCCACGCACCAGGCGGCAGCGATCTTTGACTCGGTATCTGCCATCAATGATCTGGACCCTGTTCAACAAATGGCCGTCAGAAAAGCGTTTGCTGAAGGTTATAACTTGCAAAATATATTTATGACAGCTATGGCTGCTGCAGGGTTGATTGCGTCCTTGTTTTTGTGGGAGAAAAGTCCACGAAAAGCGCAATAA